Proteins from a single region of Pseudomonas sp. 10S4:
- a CDS encoding LPS-assembly protein LptD yields the protein MALKSPAFRKKFPLLVTGSLLALQPLATSYVVAAEQYDCSVSASGAWNCAPKSPVAALPPRPVHDGSAVTATGEAPAETSSGNVAQDTGTKPMLVTEAKGRGLKSRSADYSHLDWVPRENLTAAQLAETGPYCSGSYIEPIRPGMNDKTNKSDAPTFIGAKASRYNTESQVGTLAGDVVLRQGSMQAEADEASLYQAESRGELNGNVRVRDNGALIVGDHAEVQLDTGEAKVDNAEYVMHKSRIRGNALYAKRAENAIIRLKDGTYTTCEPNSNAWQLKGNNITLNPATGFGTATNVTLRVKDIPVLYTPYIYFPIDNRRQSGFLPPTIGTGSDTGFMLVTPYYFNLAPNYDATLYPRYMSKHGLLMEGEFRYLTKSSEGQFGAAYLNDESNDRDKQTDSEKTRYMYNWQHKGGLDSRTYTQVDYTKISDPFYFQDLQTDQIGVKSADYVNQQGSISYRGDNYTARLNAQAYQLATISNITPYDRLPQITFDGALPYHPGGLNFAYNTEIVRFDRDLRSGKVFDENGGPFDANGVPVGTDRLDENVQGLARANGNRLNLAPAVSLPLNWTYGFLKPTLKYQYTQYDLDLDSTGKTQIAAQTADQNRLNGTYDRNQNRGVPIASIDSGLYFDRNTQWFGKNYRQTLEPRLYYLYVPEVNQEDIPVFDTSEYTFNYASLFRDNRFSGSDRVGDENKLSLGVTNRWIEDNGFERQRVSVGQAVYFKDREVQLPGIDPKTRQDAHSNVSPYALEYEYRWNRDWRTTADYNWDPDSRSPRSGSAMFHYQPEDNPNKIINAGYRYRNDQVRYDQNSGTWTVGGGNLGVEGQPGFVKDYYKIKQHDFSVMWPIVPQWNAISRWQYDYNRNRTLEAFGGFEYDNCCWKLRLINRYWVAYDEFSQDVQQNEKGDHGVFLQIVLKGLGGVTGAKVESFLDKGIQGYREREDQAF from the coding sequence ATGGCATTGAAATCCCCCGCGTTTCGTAAAAAATTTCCGTTGTTGGTTACCGGCAGTTTGCTGGCCCTGCAACCCCTAGCCACTTCCTACGTGGTCGCCGCGGAACAGTATGACTGCTCAGTCTCTGCTTCGGGTGCCTGGAACTGTGCGCCAAAGTCGCCGGTAGCAGCATTGCCGCCGCGGCCCGTCCATGACGGCAGCGCAGTCACCGCCACGGGCGAAGCCCCGGCTGAGACCAGTTCCGGCAACGTCGCCCAAGACACCGGCACCAAGCCGATGCTGGTGACCGAAGCCAAGGGCCGTGGCCTGAAGTCCCGTAGCGCAGACTACAGTCACCTCGACTGGGTTCCGCGTGAGAACCTCACTGCTGCGCAGTTGGCCGAAACCGGTCCTTACTGCTCTGGTTCCTATATCGAACCAATTCGTCCTGGCATGAATGACAAGACGAATAAAAGTGACGCACCGACCTTTATCGGCGCCAAGGCTTCTCGCTATAACACCGAAAGTCAGGTCGGTACGCTGGCCGGTGACGTGGTATTGCGTCAGGGCAGCATGCAGGCCGAAGCCGACGAAGCCAGCCTGTACCAGGCCGAGAGTCGTGGCGAACTGAACGGCAACGTCCGCGTTCGCGACAACGGCGCACTGATCGTGGGCGACCACGCCGAAGTTCAACTCGACACCGGTGAAGCCAAGGTCGATAACGCCGAATACGTGATGCACAAATCCCGTATCCGCGGTAACGCGCTTTACGCCAAACGTGCCGAGAACGCGATCATCCGCCTCAAGGATGGTACGTACACCACGTGCGAGCCGAACAGCAACGCCTGGCAGCTCAAGGGCAACAACATCACCTTGAACCCGGCCACCGGTTTCGGTACCGCGACCAACGTGACGCTGCGGGTCAAGGACATTCCTGTCCTGTACACGCCGTACATCTACTTCCCGATCGACAATCGTCGCCAGTCAGGTTTCCTGCCGCCGACCATCGGCACCGGCAGCGACACTGGCTTCATGTTGGTCACCCCGTACTACTTCAACCTGGCACCGAACTACGATGCCACGTTGTACCCGCGCTACATGAGCAAGCACGGCTTGTTGATGGAAGGCGAGTTCCGTTACCTGACCAAGTCCAGCGAAGGTCAGTTCGGTGCTGCGTACCTCAACGACGAAAGCAACGATCGCGACAAGCAGACCGATTCCGAAAAAACCCGCTACATGTACAACTGGCAGCACAAGGGTGGCCTCGACTCGCGCACTTATACGCAGGTCGACTACACCAAGATCAGCGATCCGTTCTACTTCCAGGATCTGCAGACTGACCAGATTGGCGTGAAAAGCGCGGATTACGTGAACCAGCAGGGTTCCATTTCGTACCGTGGTGACAACTACACCGCTCGTTTGAACGCTCAGGCTTATCAACTGGCGACTATTTCGAACATCACGCCGTACGATCGTCTGCCGCAGATCACCTTTGATGGTGCGCTGCCGTATCATCCGGGCGGTCTGAATTTCGCCTACAACACTGAAATCGTACGGTTTGACCGAGACTTGAGAAGCGGCAAGGTCTTCGACGAGAATGGCGGCCCATTTGATGCGAATGGCGTCCCAGTCGGCACTGACCGTCTTGATGAAAACGTCCAGGGCTTGGCCCGTGCCAATGGTAATCGCCTAAACTTGGCACCTGCCGTTAGCCTCCCGCTGAACTGGACTTATGGTTTCTTGAAGCCAACACTCAAATACCAGTACACGCAGTACGACCTGGACCTGGACAGCACTGGCAAGACCCAGATCGCGGCCCAGACCGCGGATCAGAACAGGCTCAACGGCACTTACGATCGCAACCAGAATCGTGGGGTGCCAATTGCGAGCATCGACAGCGGCCTGTACTTCGATCGTAATACCCAGTGGTTCGGCAAGAACTATCGCCAGACCCTCGAACCGCGCCTGTACTACCTCTATGTTCCTGAGGTCAATCAGGAAGACATCCCGGTATTCGACACCAGCGAATACACCTTCAACTACGCGTCGCTGTTCCGCGACAACCGTTTCTCCGGCTCCGACCGTGTCGGCGACGAGAACAAATTGTCGCTGGGCGTGACCAACCGCTGGATCGAAGACAACGGTTTTGAGCGTCAACGCGTCAGCGTTGGTCAAGCCGTCTACTTCAAGGACCGCGAAGTCCAGTTGCCGGGTATCGACCCGAAAACTCGTCAGGACGCGCACTCCAACGTTTCGCCTTACGCACTGGAGTACGAATATCGCTGGAACCGCGATTGGCGCACCACTGCCGACTACAACTGGGACCCGGACAGCCGCAGCCCGCGTTCGGGCAGTGCGATGTTCCACTACCAGCCTGAAGACAACCCGAACAAGATCATCAACGCCGGTTATCGCTATCGCAATGACCAGGTCCGTTACGACCAGAACAGTGGTACATGGACCGTGGGCGGCGGTAACTTGGGTGTCGAAGGCCAGCCTGGTTTCGTGAAAGACTACTACAAGATCAAACAGCACGATTTCTCGGTGATGTGGCCGATCGTGCCGCAATGGAACGCCATCAGCCGTTGGCAGTATGACTACAACCGCAACCGTACCCTGGAAGCCTTCGGTGGTTTCGAGTACGACAACTGCTGCTGGAAACTGCGCCTGATCAACCGTTACTGGGTTGCCTATGACGAATTCAGTCAGGACGTTCAGCAAAACGAAAAAGGCGACCATGGCGTCTTCCTCCAAATTGTTCTGAAGGGTCTCGGCGGCGTCACCGGCGCCAAAGTAGAGAGCTTCCTCGACAAAGGCATTCAAGGTTATCGTGAACGTGAAGACCAAGCTTTCTGA
- the surA gene encoding peptidylprolyl isomerase SurA yields MNVKTKLSDCLRPLMLGALFLGTAANAAVQSIDKVVAIVDNDVVMQSQLDQRVHEVQQTIAKRGAAVPPTSVLDQQVLERLIVENLQLQIGDRSGIRITDEELNQAVGTIAQRNNMSLDQFRAALAHDGLSYDDARDQIRREMIISRVRQRRVAERIQVSEQEVKNFLASDLGKMQLSEEFHLANILIPTPESANSDAIQNAAKQADAVYQQLKQGADFGQLAIAKSASETALEGGDMGWRKAAQLPPPFDRMLSTMAIGDVTQPMRTPGGFIILKILEKRGGETQMRDEVHVRHILVKPSPIRDEEKTKALVQSLYTRIEAGEDFAELAKSYSEDPGSALNGGDMNWIDPNAVVPEFREVMAKSPQGQLSKPFKTQYGWHILEVLGRRATDSTAQAREQQAMTVLRNRKYDEELQTWLRQIRDEAYVEIKLPGADQAAQ; encoded by the coding sequence GTGAACGTGAAGACCAAGCTTTCTGATTGTCTGCGCCCGCTGATGCTGGGCGCGCTGTTCCTGGGTACCGCAGCTAACGCTGCGGTGCAGTCCATCGATAAAGTGGTGGCCATCGTCGACAACGACGTGGTCATGCAGAGCCAACTGGACCAACGCGTCCACGAAGTTCAGCAAACCATCGCCAAACGCGGCGCTGCCGTACCGCCGACCAGCGTGCTGGACCAGCAGGTACTGGAGCGCCTGATCGTCGAAAACCTGCAATTGCAGATCGGCGACCGTTCCGGCATCCGCATTACCGATGAAGAGCTGAACCAGGCCGTCGGCACTATTGCCCAGCGCAATAACATGTCGCTCGATCAATTCCGCGCTGCTCTGGCTCACGACGGTCTGTCTTATGACGACGCCCGTGACCAGATTCGCCGTGAAATGATCATCAGCCGTGTGCGCCAGCGTCGTGTGGCCGAGCGCATCCAGGTGTCCGAGCAGGAAGTGAAGAACTTCCTCGCCTCCGACCTGGGCAAAATGCAGCTGTCCGAAGAGTTCCACCTGGCCAACATCCTGATTCCTACGCCGGAAAGCGCCAACTCCGACGCCATTCAGAATGCTGCCAAACAAGCGGACGCGGTTTACCAGCAACTCAAGCAAGGCGCTGACTTCGGTCAGTTGGCTATCGCCAAATCCGCCAGCGAAACCGCACTGGAAGGCGGCGACATGGGCTGGCGTAAAGCCGCTCAATTGCCACCTCCGTTCGATCGCATGCTGAGCACCATGGCCATCGGCGACGTGACCCAGCCAATGCGTACTCCCGGCGGCTTCATTATTTTGAAGATCCTCGAGAAACGTGGCGGCGAGACTCAGATGCGCGATGAAGTGCATGTGCGTCACATCCTGGTCAAACCGAGCCCGATTCGCGACGAAGAAAAAACCAAGGCGCTGGTTCAGTCGCTCTACACCCGTATCGAAGCGGGCGAAGACTTTGCCGAACTGGCGAAAAGCTACTCGGAAGATCCGGGTTCCGCCCTCAACGGCGGCGACATGAACTGGATCGACCCGAACGCCGTGGTTCCTGAATTCCGCGAAGTGATGGCCAAGTCCCCGCAAGGTCAGCTGTCCAAGCCGTTCAAGACTCAATATGGCTGGCACATTCTGGAAGTCCTTGGCCGTCGCGCCACAGACAGCACTGCCCAGGCCCGCGAACAGCAAGCGATGACCGTACTGCGTAACCGCAAATACGACGAAGAGCTACAAACCTGGCTGCGTCAGATCCGTGACGAAGCGTACGTAGAGATCAAACTCCCTGGTGCAGACCAGGCAGCGCAGTGA
- the pdxA gene encoding 4-hydroxythreonine-4-phosphate dehydrogenase PdxA, with the protein MKPKRFALTPGEPAGIGPDLCLLLASQAQPHPLIAITSRDLLIERAAQLGVAVDLLPVTPDNWPDVPAPANSLYVWDTPLNAKVTAGQLDKANAAFVLETLTRAGQGCMDGHFAGMITAPVHKGVINESGIAFSGHTEFLADLTHTAQVVMMLATRGLRVALVTTHLPLREIADAITPERLERVTRILHADLQEKFGIAQPRILVCGLNPHAGEGGHLGHEEIDIIEPTLERLRGEGMDLRGPLPADTLFTPKYLEHCDAVLAMYHDQGLPVLKYKGFGAAVNVTLGLPIIRTSVDHGTALDLAGSGKIDTGSLQVALETAYQMAETRL; encoded by the coding sequence GTGAAACCCAAGCGTTTCGCGCTGACCCCCGGCGAGCCGGCCGGCATAGGTCCTGACCTGTGCCTGCTGCTTGCCTCGCAAGCCCAGCCACACCCCCTGATTGCCATTACCAGCCGCGACCTGCTCATCGAGCGGGCCGCGCAGCTGGGCGTGGCCGTCGACCTGCTGCCGGTCACACCGGATAACTGGCCGGACGTTCCTGCGCCGGCCAACAGCTTGTATGTCTGGGATACACCGCTCAACGCCAAGGTCACCGCCGGGCAACTGGACAAAGCCAATGCCGCTTTCGTCCTGGAAACCCTGACGCGCGCAGGCCAAGGCTGCATGGACGGGCATTTCGCCGGGATGATCACAGCGCCGGTGCACAAGGGCGTGATCAATGAATCCGGGATCGCCTTTTCCGGGCATACGGAATTTCTCGCCGACCTGACCCATACCGCACAAGTGGTGATGATGCTCGCTACACGCGGATTGCGCGTGGCGCTGGTCACCACTCACCTGCCGCTTCGCGAGATTGCCGACGCAATCACCCCGGAGCGCCTGGAGCGGGTTACGCGGATTCTGCACGCCGACCTGCAAGAAAAATTCGGCATCGCCCAGCCACGTATCCTGGTGTGTGGGCTCAACCCCCACGCCGGTGAAGGCGGACACCTGGGCCATGAAGAAATCGACATCATCGAACCCACATTAGAGCGCCTGCGCGGCGAGGGCATGGACCTTCGCGGTCCCCTGCCCGCCGACACTCTGTTTACCCCCAAATATCTGGAGCACTGCGACGCAGTGCTGGCGATGTACCACGACCAGGGCCTGCCGGTGCTGAAGTACAAAGGCTTCGGCGCGGCAGTCAACGTGACCCTCGGCTTGCCGATCATCCGCACATCGGTGGACCACGGCACTGCCCTGGACCTGGCCGGCAGCGGCAAAATCGACACCGGCAGCCTGCAAGTCGCCCTGGAAACCGCCTACCAGATGGCCGAGACCCGTTTATGA
- the rsmA gene encoding 16S rRNA (adenine(1518)-N(6)/adenine(1519)-N(6))-dimethyltransferase RsmA has product MTEHYQHKARKRFGQNFLHDAGVIDRILRAIRAKPEDRLLEIGPGQGALTQGLLNSGAQLDVVELDKDLIPILNQQFAGMSNFNLHQGDALKFDFNSLNAAPNSLRVVGNLPYNISTPLIFHLLNNAGIIRDMHFMLQKEVVERLAAGPGGGDWGRLSIMVQYHCRVEHLFNVGPGAFNPPPKVDSAIVRLVPHAVLPHPAKDHKLLERVVREAFNQRRKTLRNTLKLLLSNDEIEAAGVDGSLRPEQLDLAAFVRLADKLSEQVLQAPAAD; this is encoded by the coding sequence ATGACCGAGCACTACCAACACAAGGCGCGCAAACGCTTTGGCCAGAACTTCCTGCACGATGCCGGCGTTATCGATCGCATCCTGCGCGCCATCCGCGCCAAGCCTGAAGACCGCCTGCTGGAAATCGGCCCGGGCCAAGGCGCACTGACACAAGGCCTGCTCAACAGCGGCGCACAGTTGGACGTGGTGGAGTTGGACAAGGACCTGATCCCGATCCTCAACCAGCAATTCGCTGGCATGAGCAACTTCAACCTGCACCAGGGCGACGCGCTGAAGTTCGACTTCAACAGCTTGAACGCCGCGCCGAACAGCCTGCGTGTGGTCGGCAACCTGCCGTACAACATCTCTACGCCGCTGATTTTTCACCTGCTGAACAACGCCGGCATCATTCGCGACATGCACTTCATGCTGCAAAAGGAAGTGGTCGAGCGTCTGGCAGCAGGCCCTGGCGGTGGTGACTGGGGTCGCCTGTCGATCATGGTTCAGTACCACTGCCGGGTTGAGCATCTGTTCAACGTTGGCCCGGGGGCATTCAATCCGCCGCCGAAAGTCGATTCGGCCATCGTGCGCCTGGTGCCTCACGCGGTACTGCCGCACCCGGCCAAGGATCACAAGCTGCTGGAGCGCGTCGTGCGCGAAGCCTTCAACCAGCGCCGCAAGACCCTGCGCAACACCCTCAAGTTGCTGCTGAGCAATGACGAGATCGAAGCCGCCGGTGTCGATGGCAGCCTGCGTCCCGAGCAACTCGACCTGGCCGCCTTCGTGCGCCTGGCCGACAAGCTCAGCGAACAAGTCCTACAGGCGCCCGCCGCCGACTAA
- the apaG gene encoding Co2+/Mg2+ efflux protein ApaG yields MSDPRYQVNVSVVTRYLAEQSQPEHERFAFAYTITVQNNGELAAKLLSRHWVITDGDGHVEEVRGAGVVGQQPLIGPGNSHTYSSGTVMTSKVGTMQGTYQMLADDGKHFDAVIAPFRLAVPGALH; encoded by the coding sequence ATGTCCGATCCTCGTTATCAGGTCAACGTCAGCGTCGTCACTCGCTATCTGGCAGAACAATCGCAACCCGAGCACGAACGCTTTGCCTTCGCCTACACCATCACGGTGCAGAACAATGGCGAGCTCGCGGCCAAGCTGCTGTCGCGGCACTGGGTCATTACCGATGGCGACGGGCATGTCGAAGAGGTTCGCGGTGCAGGCGTTGTAGGCCAGCAGCCGTTGATCGGTCCGGGCAACAGCCACACTTACAGCAGCGGCACCGTCATGACCTCCAAGGTCGGCACCATGCAAGGCACCTACCAGATGCTCGCCGACGACGGTAAGCACTTCGATGCCGTGATCGCGCCGTTCCGCCTCGCGGTGCCCGGAGCCCTGCACTGA
- a CDS encoding symmetrical bis(5'-nucleosyl)-tetraphosphatase: MATYAVGDLQGCLEPLQCLLKQVAFDPAKDRLWLVGDLVNRGPQSLETLRFLYSIRESLVCVLGNHDLHLLAAGHNIERLKKNDTLREILEAPDRAELLEWLRQQKLMHYDEQRDIALVHAGIPPQWSLRKALKCAAEVESALRDDNLFAPYLDGMYGNEPTKWNSDLTGVDRLRVITNYFTRMRFCTSEGKLDLKGKEGADTAPPGYAPWFKYKERKTKGLKIIFGHWAALEGKCDEPGIFALDTGCVWGGAMTLMNVDTLERLSCKCDEQGHTKPPVASPIPEQTSASAQR, encoded by the coding sequence ATGGCAACGTACGCCGTCGGTGACCTGCAAGGCTGCCTCGAACCGCTGCAATGCCTGCTCAAGCAAGTAGCCTTCGACCCTGCCAAGGACCGTCTGTGGCTGGTGGGTGACCTGGTCAACCGTGGCCCGCAGTCGCTAGAAACCTTGCGCTTCCTCTATAGCATCCGCGAATCCCTGGTGTGCGTTCTCGGCAACCATGATCTGCACTTGCTGGCCGCCGGGCATAACATCGAACGTCTGAAGAAAAATGACACCCTGCGCGAGATCCTTGAAGCACCTGACCGGGCGGAACTGCTCGAGTGGCTGCGCCAGCAAAAACTCATGCACTACGACGAGCAGCGCGACATCGCCCTGGTCCATGCCGGCATACCACCACAATGGTCGCTGCGCAAAGCCCTGAAGTGCGCTGCCGAAGTCGAATCCGCCCTGCGTGACGACAACCTCTTCGCTCCCTATCTGGATGGCATGTACGGCAACGAGCCGACCAAGTGGAACAGTGACCTCACCGGCGTTGATCGCCTGCGAGTCATCACCAACTATTTCACCCGCATGCGCTTCTGCACCAGCGAAGGCAAGCTCGACCTCAAGGGCAAGGAAGGCGCCGACACCGCGCCGCCAGGTTACGCGCCGTGGTTCAAGTACAAGGAGCGCAAGACCAAAGGCCTGAAGATCATCTTTGGTCATTGGGCCGCCCTTGAAGGCAAGTGCGATGAACCCGGCATCTTTGCCCTCGACACCGGTTGCGTCTGGGGCGGCGCCATGACCCTGATGAACGTCGATACCCTGGAGCGCCTGAGCTGCAAATGCGACGAGCAGGGCCACACCAAACCGCCAGTCGCCTCCCCTATTCCCGAACAAACGTCAGCCAGCGCCCAGCGCTAG
- a CDS encoding PrkA family serine protein kinase encodes MSIFSHFQQRFESTRQEELSLQEYLELCKKDRSAYASAAERLLLAIGEPELLDTSANSRLSRIFSNKVIRRYPAFEDFHGMEECIDQIVSYFRHAAQGLEEKKQILYLLGPVGGGKSSLAEKLKQLIEKVPFYAIKGSPVFESPLGLFNATEDGAILEEDFGIPRRYLNTIMSPWATKRLAEFGGDISQFRVVKLYPSILNQIAVAKTEPGDENNQDISALVGKVDIRKLEEFPQNDADAYSYSGALCRANQGLMEFVEMFKAPIKVLHPLLTATQEGNYNSTEGLGAIPFTGILLAHSNESEWHTFRNNKNNEAFIDRIYIVKVPYCLRVSDEVKIYDKLLFNSSLAKAHCAPDTLKMLAQFTVLSRLKEPENSNIYSKMRVYDGENLKDTDPKAKSIQEYRDNAGVDEGMNGLSTRFAFKILSKVFNFDPHEIAANPVHLLYVLEQQIEQEQFQAETRERYLRFLKEYLAPRYIEFIGKEIQTAYLESYSEYGQNIFDRYVLYADFWIQDQEYRDPETGEILNRVALNEELEKIEKPAGISNPKDFRNEIVNFVLRARANNNGKNPTWLSYEKLRVVIEKKMFSNTEDLLPVISFNAKASKEDQQKHNDFVTRMVERGYTDKQVRLLSEWYLRVRKSQ; translated from the coding sequence ATGAGTATCTTTAGCCACTTCCAACAACGCTTCGAGTCCACACGCCAGGAAGAACTCTCGCTGCAAGAGTATCTTGAGCTGTGCAAAAAGGACCGCAGCGCCTACGCCTCCGCCGCCGAGCGTCTGCTGCTGGCCATCGGTGAACCGGAGCTGCTCGACACCTCGGCTAACTCGAGACTGTCGCGAATCTTTTCCAACAAGGTGATTCGCCGCTATCCGGCCTTTGAAGACTTCCACGGGATGGAAGAATGCATTGACCAGATCGTGTCGTATTTCCGCCATGCCGCTCAGGGCCTCGAGGAGAAGAAACAGATCCTCTACCTGCTCGGCCCCGTCGGTGGCGGTAAATCGTCCCTCGCCGAGAAGCTCAAACAGCTGATCGAGAAAGTGCCCTTCTACGCCATCAAGGGCTCACCGGTATTCGAGTCGCCCCTGGGTCTGTTCAACGCCACTGAAGATGGCGCGATCCTCGAGGAAGACTTCGGCATCCCGCGCCGCTACCTCAATACCATCATGTCGCCATGGGCCACCAAGCGCCTGGCCGAATTTGGCGGCGACATCAGCCAGTTCCGCGTGGTGAAACTCTATCCGTCGATCCTCAACCAGATCGCCGTGGCCAAAACCGAACCGGGTGATGAAAACAACCAGGACATCTCGGCGCTGGTGGGCAAGGTCGATATCCGCAAACTGGAAGAATTCCCACAGAACGACGCCGACGCTTACAGCTACTCGGGCGCGCTGTGCCGGGCCAACCAGGGCCTGATGGAATTCGTCGAAATGTTCAAGGCGCCGATCAAGGTGCTGCACCCATTGCTGACGGCGACCCAGGAAGGCAACTACAACAGTACCGAAGGCCTGGGCGCGATTCCGTTCACCGGGATCCTGCTGGCTCACTCCAACGAATCGGAGTGGCACACCTTCCGCAACAACAAGAACAACGAAGCGTTCATCGACCGGATCTACATCGTCAAAGTCCCGTACTGCCTACGGGTCAGCGACGAAGTGAAGATCTACGACAAACTGCTGTTCAACAGTTCGCTGGCCAAGGCCCATTGCGCGCCCGACACCCTGAAAATGCTCGCCCAGTTCACCGTGCTCTCGCGCCTCAAAGAGCCGGAAAACTCGAACATCTACTCCAAGATGCGCGTGTATGACGGCGAGAACCTCAAGGACACCGACCCGAAAGCCAAGTCGATCCAGGAATACCGCGACAATGCGGGTGTCGATGAAGGCATGAACGGCCTGTCGACCCGGTTCGCGTTCAAGATCCTGTCGAAAGTCTTCAACTTCGATCCGCACGAAATCGCCGCCAACCCGGTGCACCTGCTCTACGTGCTGGAACAACAGATCGAACAGGAACAATTCCAGGCCGAAACCCGCGAGCGTTACCTGCGGTTCCTGAAAGAATACCTGGCACCGCGCTACATCGAGTTCATCGGCAAGGAGATCCAGACCGCCTACCTCGAGTCTTACAGCGAGTACGGGCAGAACATCTTCGATCGTTACGTGCTGTACGCCGACTTCTGGATCCAGGACCAGGAATACCGCGACCCGGAAACCGGCGAGATCCTCAATCGCGTAGCGCTCAACGAAGAACTGGAAAAAATCGAAAAACCGGCCGGCATCAGCAATCCGAAGGATTTCCGCAACGAAATCGTCAACTTCGTACTGCGCGCCCGGGCCAACAACAACGGCAAGAACCCGACCTGGCTCAGCTACGAAAAACTGCGAGTGGTCATCGAGAAGAAAATGTTCTCCAACACCGAGGACCTGCTGCCGGTCATCAGCTTCAATGCCAAGGCCAGCAAAGAGGACCAGCAGAAGCACAACGACTTCGTCACAAGGATGGTCGAGCGCGGCTACACCGACAAACAGGTACGACTGCTATCCGAGTGGTACCTGCGGGTCAGAAAATCACAGTAA
- a CDS encoding YeaH/YhbH family protein, which yields MSYVIDRRLNGKNKSTVNRQRFLRRYRDHIKKAVEEAVSRRSITDMEHGEQISIPGRDIDEPVLHHGRGGKQTVVHPGNKEFTSGEHIARPPGGSGGRGPGKAGNSGEGMDEFVFQITQEEFLEFMFEDLELPNLVKRNLTGTDTFKTVRAGISNEGNPSRINIIRTLRSAHARRIALSGSSRAKLREAKEELLRLKREEPDNFGDIQEIEAEIEKLSARIHRVPFLDTFDLKYNLLIKQPNPSSKAVMFCLMDVSGSMTQATKDIAKRFFILLYLFLKRNYDKIDVVFIRHHTSAREVDEEEFFYSRETGGTIVSSALKLMQEIMAERYPSNEWNIYAAQASDGDNWNDDSPICRDILINQIMPFVQYYTYVEITPREHQALWFEYERIAEAFSDTFAQQQLVSAGDIYPVFRELFQRRLVT from the coding sequence ATGAGCTATGTGATCGACCGACGTCTCAATGGCAAGAACAAGAGCACGGTGAACCGCCAGCGGTTCCTGCGGCGTTACCGTGATCACATCAAAAAGGCCGTCGAAGAGGCGGTCAGCCGGCGTTCCATTACCGATATGGAACATGGCGAACAGATCAGCATTCCCGGTCGCGACATCGACGAACCGGTGCTTCACCATGGTCGCGGTGGCAAGCAGACTGTCGTGCACCCCGGTAACAAGGAATTCACCAGCGGCGAGCACATTGCCCGACCACCTGGAGGTAGCGGTGGCAGAGGCCCCGGCAAGGCCGGCAATTCGGGTGAAGGGATGGATGAGTTCGTCTTCCAGATCACCCAGGAGGAGTTCCTCGAATTCATGTTCGAGGACCTCGAGCTGCCGAACCTGGTCAAGCGCAACCTGACCGGGACCGACACCTTCAAAACCGTTCGTGCGGGCATCAGCAACGAGGGTAATCCGTCGCGGATCAATATTATCCGCACTCTGCGCTCGGCCCATGCCCGGCGAATCGCCCTGTCCGGCAGCAGCCGGGCAAAATTGCGCGAAGCCAAAGAGGAGTTGCTGCGACTCAAACGGGAAGAACCGGACAACTTTGGCGACATCCAGGAAATCGAAGCCGAAATCGAGAAACTCAGCGCGCGCATTCACCGGGTGCCGTTCCTCGACACGTTCGACCTCAAGTACAACTTGCTCATCAAGCAGCCGAACCCCAGCTCTAAAGCGGTGATGTTCTGCCTGATGGACGTCTCCGGCTCGATGACCCAAGCGACCAAGGACATCGCCAAGCGCTTCTTCATCCTGCTGTACCTGTTTCTCAAGCGTAACTACGACAAGATCGACGTCGTGTTCATCCGCCACCACACCAGTGCGCGGGAAGTGGACGAAGAAGAGTTTTTCTATTCCCGGGAAACCGGCGGCACGATCGTCTCCAGCGCCCTGAAATTGATGCAGGAGATCATGGCCGAGCGTTATCCGAGCAACGAGTGGAACATCTATGCCGCCCAGGCTTCCGACGGCGACAACTGGAACGATGACTCACCGATCTGCCGCGACATCCTGATCAATCAGATCATGCCGTTTGTGCAGTACTACACTTATGTTGAGATAACCCCTCGCGAACACCAGGCCCTGTGGTTCGAGTACGAACGCATCGCCGAAGCCTTCTCTGACACGTTTGCCCAACAGCAACTGGTCTCGGCCGGGGATATCTATCCGGTCTTCCGTGAACTCTTCCAGCGCAGGTTAGTGACATGA